The window TCTCCTCTTCCGAATAAATTTCATTCATTCCAACCAGCGTGCAAGGGTCGAATGTGAGCGTGGAATCAATTGTAACGGTGGTTGCCGGGAATGACTGCGCTCCACCGGAAAGGACTGTGAAGCCGCTGCGCGTTTGAAGAACGGGCAAATCCAATTCGGGACTGCAAGGCAAATTAAAACATTGCGTACTGCCCACCGAATCCGTTTTCACTAAGTAAAAATCAAAATACCCGATGCCGAACGAAGCCGTTCCTCCGGCAAGCATCATTCCTCCATCGCTTGTTACCTGAAAAAACCAGGGGTCATCCATAGCGGTGCCGCCATAGGTTTTCGCCCAGGTAATAATTCCAATGCTGTCGGTTTGAGCGAGCAAAAAATCTTTTCCGCCCGCGCCATAAAAACCTGTTTCGCCAAAAACATAATAGCCGTTGTTGGGTGCCGGTTTTACATCGTAAGCGATTTCACTGCCGGGGCTGCTGCCATACGCGCGGTTCCAAAGCAAATTGCCATCAGAATCGGTTTTCATAATGGAAATGTGATGCGCTCCCACTGCGTTATTCACGTGCACATCGCCCACTACAATATATCCTCCATCACCGGTTTGATATCCTGCGTTGGCAGATTCTTCGGTAACTTTTCCAATCTGTTTCACCCATAGCGTATCTCCGTTCGAATCGGTTTTGATTAAAAGATTATCGGAACTTCCGAAACTGTTGGCAGAAGTTTCTCCGGTTACGATATATCCTCCATCGGAAGTGCCGGAAACCGAATATAAAAAGGTAGCGCCTGAGCCGTCAAAAACTTTTGTCCATAAAAGCATTCCGGCTGAATTTACTTTCACCAGGTATCCGTCATACGTTGGATTGGCAGCGTATGTAGTAGTCGAGCCGGTGGAAACAAATCCGCCATCGCTTGTCTGAATCACATACCAGCCGAGTTCATCGCCTGTGCCGCCAATGGTGGTTGACCATAAAAGATTTCCATCGGAATCGGTGCGCACCAGATACATGTCCTTGCATCCTCCTGTTCCACATATATCTTTTGAGCCGGTCATAATGAAGCCGCCATCGGTGCAGGTATATAAATAATAAGGAATATCATTTCCTGTTCCGCCATAGGTTTTGCTCCAGAGAATGTTTCCCTGCGGGTCAATCTTCACCAGATAATAATCGAGGTCTTGCTTGGCGCTGAAACTATTGGTTCTTCCGGAAATAATATAATTTCCATCAAGAGTTTTTTGAATGCAACTGCCGGTTTCGGAGCCGGTGCTTCCATAGGTGCGCTGATAGGTTTGTGAAAAAGAAGAAATAAAAAGCGAAGAGAAAAATAGAGAGAGCAAGTAAGCAGAGTAAATTTTTTTCATGAAGTATTATTATTTGTCAAAGATATAAATTAAGAAATGAAATACAATGGTATTATATTATTTTTACAGGCAAGAAATTTGATGTATTATGGTTTCGGAATAAATATGAAATATCATTTTAGTGCCTTTTTCATAGTAATTATTTCTCTTTCTGCTTTCGCTTCCGTGAAAACTTCCCTTTCCGGAAAAATCACCGATAAAAAATCGGGAGAAGGAATTCCAGGAGCGGCAATTTATATTCCTGAATTAAAATCAGGCGCCATTTCAAAAATAGACGGCAGTTACAAGATTGATAATCTTCCCGCCACAAAAGTTCTGGTGAAAGTGAGCATGGAAGGGTATGCCGCCATTACTGAAATTGTTGACCTTTCGATTACCACCACAAAAGATTTTTCGTTAGAAGAATCGGTAATTGAAAAAAGCGAAGTGGTGATTACCGGAACTTCCAAATCCACAGAGATGAAAAAAAATCCGGTGCCGATGGTGCTCATTGACCAGCAGTACCTCACACAAAATTCTTCTTCAAACATTATTGAATCGCTCAGCAAAGTTCCCGGGCTAAGCACGCTCACAACCGGTCCAAATGTTTCCAAACCCTACATTCATGGATTGGGATACAACCGTGTTCTTACTTTGTTTGACGGAGTTCGCCAGGAAGGACAGCAATGGGGAGATGAACACGGAATTGAAGTAGACCAGTTTCTCATAGACAAAATTGAAGTGGTGAAAGGTCCCGCCAGTTTAATGTACGGCAGCGATGCGCTCGCAGGCGCGGTGAATCTTCTTCCGGCAAATCCGGTTCCCGATGGAATCATTAAAGGAAGCGCGCTTGGAATTTACGGAACAAATAATAAAGAAGCGGGCGGCTCTTTCAATCTCGATGGAAACAATCACGGTTTCATCTGGGGATTCCGCGGCTCGCATAAGCAAGCAACCAACTATCAGAACAATTATGACGGAAGAGTTTCTGGAACAAAATTCAACGAGAATGATTTCAACGGATACATCGGCTTGAATAAAGCATGGGGATATTCTCACCTGAATTTTTCTTTGTTCGATGATGTGCAGGAAATTCCCGATGGCAGCCGCGATTCCGTTACAAAAAAATTCACCCGGCAAATTACGGAAGAAGATACGGTGCGGCAAATTATTTCAGATGAAGAATTGAATTCCTATTCCATTGCCACGCTGCATCAGCACATTCAGCATTATAGAATTTATTCCAACAGCAATTTTATTTTCGGAAAAAGTTCGCTCGGAGTGAATGTTGGTTTCCAGCAAAACATCCGCAGGGAATTTTCGCATCCGCTTGCTGCGGATATTGCAGGGCTATATTTAATTCTGAATTCTTTCACGTACAATATTAAATATTCTCTTCCCGAAAAAAACGGATTTGAAACCACGGTGGGAATTAATGGAATGTTTCAGAACAATGATGCGGGCAAAGGAACAGAAATAATAATTCCCAGTTATAAGTCAACTGACTTTGGTCCATTCGCTCATGTCAGAAAAACTTTTGGCAAGATGGATGTATCGGCCGGAGTCCGCTATGACATGCGAACTTTTCAAAATGATTCCATGTTTACAAAACTAAATTCCGAAACAGGATTTGATATGTCAACTTCCGCAAACCCCAATGATACAACAGCGGTGAAGCAATTCAATTATTACAAGCATACTTTTTCTGGCGTGAGCGGAAGCATTGGCGCCACTTATAATTTCAATGACAAGTTTGGAATCAAAGCGAACGTTGCGCGCGGCTACCGCGCTCCGAACGCTGCTGAAATTTCCGCCAAAGGAGTTCATCCGGGAACGGATTTCGAGCAATTAGGTTCTCCAAACTTCAAACCGGAATTTTCTTTGCAGGAAGACCTTGGATTATTTTATTCGAGCGAACATATTTCTGTTACGCTCGATGCATTCAACAACAACATCAGCAATTATATTTACGATGAAAAACTTTTGAGCGCAAATGGAAAAGATTCCCTCTTCAACAACAATGGAGAGTTTGTTCCCGTTTTTAAATTCAGGCAGACGAATGCGCAATTGTACGGAGGAGAATTTGCGTTTGACCTTCACCCGCATCCGTTCGACTGGCTGCACTTTGAAAATTCTGTTTCGTACATTTACGCAGTGAATCTCGGAGGAAGCGGTGCAAAAATAACTGCTGACACAAAATATCTTCCGCTCATTCCGCCTCTTCATACCAACACCGAACTGCGCGCGGAAATAAAAAAGAAGTTCAAAAAAATTTCCGGCTTGTTTCTGAAAATAGGAATGCAGCATTTTGCCGAACAGGAACATTTTTATTCCGCCTACGGAACAGAAACCTACACACCTGCTTATAAATTATTCGATGCGGGCATAGGAGGAAACATCACAGACAAAAAAGGAAACACCCTCTGCACGCTTTCAATTATAGGAAATAATATTACCAATGTGGCATATCAATCAAACATGAACCGACTGAAATATTTTTATACCGTTACAAATTCCGGCTACAAAGTTCCGGGACCAACAGGACAACTTGGAATTTTCAACATGGGAAGAAACATCACGGTGAAATTAATAGTGCCGTTCAACCTGAAAAAAGAAAAAGCCGAAGGATAAAAATATTCTTTCACTCCCTTATTCCAATTATATTTATTCTTGCAGCGTGGAAGACCATCATCACGAACATAAGCACGAACATTCACACGAGCACGACCATTCCCATCATCACGAACGGAAAACTAAATGGGTAGTTTACCTCACGGTGGCGGCAATGTGTTTGGAAATCGGAGTTGGCTATTATGCAAATTCCATGGCGCTCACGGCCGAGGGCTGGCACATGAGCACGCATGTGTTCGCCATCGGGCTCACATGGCTCGCGTATTTTTTCGCGCGCAAATATGCGCAGCATGAAAAAATTTTTTTCCGCAAAGAAAAAGTTTTATCGCTCGGAGGTTTCACCAGCGCAATAGTTTTGCAAGTCATCGCAATTATTATGATTGTTGAATCGTTGGAACGCCTGCTTCACCCGGTGCCCATCAAATTTATGGAAGCAATTTATGTTGCGTGTGTCGGCTTGGCGGTGAACGGGCTCAGCGCTTTTCTCCTTCACCACGACCACGAGCACAGCGACCAGAATATTCGCGCGGCATACATTCACGTGCTGGCGGACGGCTTCACAAGTTTGACTGCGATTGCTGCACTCACTGCTGGAATGTTCTGGAATTTTTTCTGGCTGGACGCGATGAGCGGATTAATTGCTTCCGTTGTGATTACCAGTTGGGCGGTGCAACTCATTCGCAATTCGGGAAAAGAATTAATTGAGTTCAGCAGAAAGAAATAATTATTTTCTATAGGAAGTTTCGTAATAATTATACTTGCTGTCTTTGAATGAAGTCACGGTGAAATCATCTACGTAAAAAGAATTTTTTCCCGGATTCCATAAATAAATTTTCACTTCATCATCCGGAAAAGCAGAAGCGGGAACTTCGAACGAAGCGAAAACTTCCTGCCACTTGCCTGAAGTTTTTACAAATGGTTTCAGCAGAATGGCTCTCCACTCGCGGCTTTTGCCATCGCCAATATCAATCACTATTTGCGCGTTGAACGAATCTTTCGGGAAAATCCATGCGCTGATGTTTACAATATTGTTTTCAGAAAAAATAGTTGAAACGGAGGTTTTGAGCGTAATGCAGAATTCATTTTTGCTTTCAATATTCAGAGAATGTTTTCCGCTATGAAAATGCAATGAATCAATCTTTGTAGAATCGAATTCAAAACTTTTTCTTTTTTCTTTTTCAAACCCTGATTGAGAATAAAAAATGGTGTCACGCCTGCATGAATCATTCTTTCCGAATAAAGTTACCTGCGAGTTAAAATGTTTTTCATAGTAAACAATGCAGGGAAATTTTCTTTTAATCAATTCCGGAATTTCATAGGGACTTCTGAAGTTTGACCAGCCGTAAAGAAAATAAGGGGTTTGGCAGGAATCAATTTTATTCAGCATTTGCGAAACAAAATCGGGAGAATCACCAGCGAAAAAATCAAAAGGAATTTTTTTGTTCCACTGCTGAAAATAAAAATCAAAAATATTTTTATCAGAAGTATTCAGCACGGTTGTTATTTGTCCTGCTCCATATTCTTCCTGCAAATCAATTACAGCACGATTGATTTCTTTGAAAACGCCAAAAACTTCTCTTTTATAAAATTTCTGTTCGACAACGGTGCTGTAAAGAAGAATAATTCCGGTTGAAATGAAGAGGTAATTATTTGTTTTTTCTTTCCTGTCTTTGAAAAATGAAAAAAGAAATATTGACAAAAACGGAAATGAAAAAAGCAATGTGGAATATTGCAAAACCGGATTTACATGAATGGAATAATAATATCCCGCCATGAACGGAAGAATAAACCATGCAATGCAAACAAAATGAAATTTTGAAATTGAAAAATCAAGATGATACAAGGTAAGAGACAAAAGCGAAACAATTACAGCCGAAATCAAAACGAAAGGCGATTCGTTGAAGCCGTACAAAATAAATTTCCAGAGAAAATCTTTTTCGGGTTTTGCGAGCCATTCGCCCACTCCTCCTTTTGAAAACTGGTGAAGAGAAACTGAAAGGTGCGGAAGAAAAAGTATTAGCGCAATAACTCCCGCAAGCAAAAAAGGTTTCCATGTTTCTCTTTTCAGAAAAAAAAGTCCGGTTACAGCAACGAGCATTGCAAAGAAAAAAGCGAAGTAGTGCGCGAACATGCAAAGCGCAGTTGCAATTCCATAGAAAATTGCTTTCAGAAATAATTTTTTCCCATAGCCAAATAATAAATTTGTCCAGCACCAAGCCGCAAGCAACGAAAAAAATAATCCGAAGGAATATGGGCGAGCCAGTTGGCTGTATAGAATAGGAAAATCAAGAATTGCGATTGTGAGCGAAGAAAAACAAGCGGCAGTAAAGCCAAACCATTTTTTCGCTATGAGATAAACCAGCGCAACACTTCCGATTCCAGCCAGCACAAATGGAAAACGAACTGCCTCTTCGGACAAACCGAAAATTTTTGTCCAGACATAAAGAAAAATTTGTACAAATGCTGGATGCGTATCTCCATTTTGAATACCCTCCCTGATTAATTCTGAAAACGAATAATAATTCAGGCGCATGAGCGCGCCTAATTCATCATGCGTGTAAGACCAATTCCAATAATTCCAAAATCGCAGAACGGACGCAATAAGAATAATCGATGCAAAAATTATTTTCTCTTCATAATTTTTTTTCACAGCACAAACTTAAGGAATGATTTCACATATATGGTTTGGCGATTGAATCGGTATAATTCATCTGAGAAAACTGGTCGTTGTAAATATCTTGTTCGGGTAGAAAATAAATTTTATATCCCTCCGAAATATATTTTTCCATAGCCGGTTTGTCTATGTAAAAAACCAATTTCACATTTTGATTTTCTTCGCAGTTCCGGCTTCGTACGCGCAATTCGTTATACCACCATCCGCAAATAAGAACAATTTTATTTTGTTCTGTTTTTGTTTTCTGCAATACTTCTTCCGTGAAAGAAATTTTGTTCAGCCGTTTCGAATAATCAGAAAAAACTGGTCCCGTCAATGGGTCGAGAAAAATTTCCTGTCCGGCAATTTGAAATTTCATCGCAGCAGAAGAATATTCTGCTCCGCGGAGCGAATCGGTTAAGTTCATGCTGAAAAGAAAAGATGACATTGTTAAAAGAATACAAAATATTTTGAATTCTCTGCTTGATAAATAATATCCGAAAAGCAAAATTATGAATGGAATTATTGGAATCAGGTAAGCAGATTTTTGCGGAAGGAGCAGGTATGCAATGATGTAAATAATAATAACTGCACAGCAAGAAAAGAAAAGTAGTTTGGACAAACTTTCAGGAATAATTTTTTCTTTTCGCGAAAAAATTTTCAAAAGGATTTTTGATTTATAAAAAATCAATGCGAGAATTCCAATTGTTCCAAAAACTCCTATGGTTGCTTTGTAAAAAACTTTCGGAAGATTTGGATACGGAAACTGGTCAGAGAATGTGAAGAATGATAATCCATACGTTTTTATCACCGGGAGAAATGCAATCAATCCCACAATCAGAGTAACGGTTGTCAGAACAAAAATTTTTTTAAAATTTTTTCCGATTAAAAAACAAAATGGAATAAGCATGGCTGCGGATGTAAGCCGGAAACCGATTGCTATTCCCAAAAAAATTCCAGCCAGCCAGAAATTATTTTTCACTATGAAATAAAAACTGCCCATTATAAATACCATCGCCAGCATGTAATCAATCGTATAAGTGGAAGAAATAAAAACTATCGGAGTGAACGCAAAAGCAAACGAAGCAAATAAATAATGTTTGAAGTTAAGTTGCCTTAATGCAAGCGCGAAAAATATTACCGCTGCTACGCTCGCAATCGCACTGAGAAAATTATACCAGAATGGGACTGCGTTCCACATCCATGAATAAATTATTTCATGCAGCGGATGCCCTGGTGCGCGCGACATTTCATAATGCCCGAGCGCAATATTTTTTGCAGTCAGAGGAAGCAGCCATGAATCTTCTTCCGCGCCAAAGCCGGCAGGTAAAAACGGAAGGCGTGAAAGAAAAACAACAAGCGCAAGAAAAACAAACTGAACTTTTTGATTCTGGAAAAATAAATTCATCCGGAGAAATTACTTCTTGAATTTTTTCTGCCTCATCACTTCGTATAAAGTAATTCCTGCAGCCACAGACACATTCAGCGAAGCAGTTTGTCCCAAAAGCGGAATGGCTGCTTCCGCATCGCAACGATTAAGATATTCTTCCGAAATCCCGTCTTCTTCAGAGCCGATAATAATAGCAGTTGGAAGAGAAAAATTCAGTTCGTTTATTTTCTTATTTCCTTTTTCAGTGCAGCCAATGATTTGCAACCCGCTGCGTTTTAAAAATTCAATCGTGTGTTTCAGGTTTTCACTTCTGCAAATCGGTAAATTAAAAATGGCTCCTGCCGAAGTTTTTATTGCATCGCTGTTTATTTGCGCGCTGCCTTTTGCCGGAACAATCAATACATGAACGCCCGCGCATTCTGCCGTGCGCGCAATGGCACCAAGATTTCTTACATCTGTAATTCTGTCGAGAATGAGAACGAGAGGTGTTTCGCCTTTTTCGAAAACTGTTGGAATAATATTTTCTATATTTTGATAAGTAATAGGAGAAAGCAACGCAACAACTCCCTGATGATTTTTTGATTTTACAAGATGATTTAATTTTTCAGGAGGAACAAACTGAAATGGAATTTTGTATTCTGTGATCTCTTTATAAAGTTCACTCATCAGCGTGTTGCCTGTTCCTTTCTGCATAAAAACTTTTTCAATATCCTTTCCCGCCCGGATCGCTTCCAATATAGGATGAATTCCAAATATCGGAGTGGAACTTTTTTTTCCAAAAGCAGAAGAGCTGGAATAATCTTTCTTTTCTGTTTTTACAGAAGAGAATCGCTTATTCCTGTTTGGTGAATACATTTTCTTCTTATTTATTTTTCCGCATAAATTCTTCCCTGCCTCCACATCTCCACCGAATTGAACCAGCTTGTTTTGAAAACCTGTGAACGGTCAAGGCGGTAATCACTGTCGGAAAACGGATTGATTACTTTCAGAAAAGTAAAGGTGAGCGAGTTGAAATTATTTTCTTCGCCATACACCCAATTTTCGGAATCGGAAGATTTATAAACAATGTTTGGCGGGCCATAAATAATATAAATCAATCCGCGGTCGGTTCGCCATCCTTCTAAGTAAGAAGAAAAATATTCATTGGCATCCTGCACGCGGTTGTAAAATTTTTTCACGAGTTCACGCCCGCGGTCATGGCTTCCACCGGCAAACAACCAAAAACTATCTACTGCAGTTTTCAAATTGGAATAAGAAGACATGGCTTCGTATTCCTGGCGTGAAGTAATATAACGCAGCGGCTGC of the Bacteroidota bacterium genome contains:
- a CDS encoding T9SS type A sorting domain-containing protein, with the protein product MKKIYSAYLLSLFFSSLFISSFSQTYQRTYGSTGSETGSCIQKTLDGNYIISGRTNSFSAKQDLDYYLVKIDPQGNILWSKTYGGTGNDIPYYLYTCTDGGFIMTGSKDICGTGGCKDMYLVRTDSDGNLLWSTTIGGTGDELGWYVIQTSDGGFVSTGSTTTYAANPTYDGYLVKVNSAGMLLWTKVFDGSGATFLYSVSGTSDGGYIVTGETSANSFGSSDNLLIKTDSNGDTLWVKQIGKVTEESANAGYQTGDGGYIVVGDVHVNNAVGAHHISIMKTDSDGNLLWNRAYGSSPGSEIAYDVKPAPNNGYYVFGETGFYGAGGKDFLLAQTDSIGIITWAKTYGGTAMDDPWFFQVTSDGGMMLAGGTASFGIGYFDFYLVKTDSVGSTQCFNLPCSPELDLPVLQTRSGFTVLSGGAQSFPATTVTIDSTLTFDPCTLVGMNEIYSEEEIQVFPNPSNGQFTVYGLRSTVELSIYDVLGNKVFYKTLNGKQETVNMSGAGRGIYFYKLESSDGKIATGKLIVE
- the rlmB gene encoding 23S rRNA (guanosine(2251)-2'-O)-methyltransferase RlmB, yielding MYSPNRNKRFSSVKTEKKDYSSSSAFGKKSSTPIFGIHPILEAIRAGKDIEKVFMQKGTGNTLMSELYKEITEYKIPFQFVPPEKLNHLVKSKNHQGVVALLSPITYQNIENIIPTVFEKGETPLVLILDRITDVRNLGAIARTAECAGVHVLIVPAKGSAQINSDAIKTSAGAIFNLPICRSENLKHTIEFLKRSGLQIIGCTEKGNKKINELNFSLPTAIIIGSEEDGISEEYLNRCDAEAAIPLLGQTASLNVSVAAGITLYEVMRQKKFKK
- a CDS encoding DUF2029 domain-containing protein, with the protein product MNLFFQNQKVQFVFLALVVFLSRLPFLPAGFGAEEDSWLLPLTAKNIALGHYEMSRAPGHPLHEIIYSWMWNAVPFWYNFLSAIASVAAVIFFALALRQLNFKHYLFASFAFAFTPIVFISSTYTIDYMLAMVFIMGSFYFIVKNNFWLAGIFLGIAIGFRLTSAAMLIPFCFLIGKNFKKIFVLTTVTLIVGLIAFLPVIKTYGLSFFTFSDQFPYPNLPKVFYKATIGVFGTIGILALIFYKSKILLKIFSRKEKIIPESLSKLLFFSCCAVIIIYIIAYLLLPQKSAYLIPIIPFIILLFGYYLSSREFKIFCILLTMSSFLFSMNLTDSLRGAEYSSAAMKFQIAGQEIFLDPLTGPVFSDYSKRLNKISFTEEVLQKTKTEQNKIVLICGWWYNELRVRSRNCEENQNVKLVFYIDKPAMEKYISEGYKIYFLPEQDIYNDQFSQMNYTDSIAKPYM
- a CDS encoding glycosyltransferase family 39 protein encodes the protein MKKNYEEKIIFASIILIASVLRFWNYWNWSYTHDELGALMRLNYYSFSELIREGIQNGDTHPAFVQIFLYVWTKIFGLSEEAVRFPFVLAGIGSVALVYLIAKKWFGFTAACFSSLTIAILDFPILYSQLARPYSFGLFFSLLAAWCWTNLLFGYGKKLFLKAIFYGIATALCMFAHYFAFFFAMLVAVTGLFFLKRETWKPFLLAGVIALILFLPHLSVSLHQFSKGGVGEWLAKPEKDFLWKFILYGFNESPFVLISAVIVSLLSLTLYHLDFSISKFHFVCIAWFILPFMAGYYYSIHVNPVLQYSTLLFSFPFLSIFLFSFFKDRKEKTNNYLFISTGIILLYSTVVEQKFYKREVFGVFKEINRAVIDLQEEYGAGQITTVLNTSDKNIFDFYFQQWNKKIPFDFFAGDSPDFVSQMLNKIDSCQTPYFLYGWSNFRSPYEIPELIKRKFPCIVYYEKHFNSQVTLFGKNDSCRRDTIFYSQSGFEKEKRKSFEFDSTKIDSLHFHSGKHSLNIESKNEFCITLKTSVSTIFSENNIVNISAWIFPKDSFNAQIVIDIGDGKSREWRAILLKPFVKTSGKWQEVFASFEVPASAFPDDEVKIYLWNPGKNSFYVDDFTVTSFKDSKYNYYETSYRK
- a CDS encoding TonB-dependent receptor, whose amino-acid sequence is MKYNGIILFLQARNLMYYGFGINMKYHFSAFFIVIISLSAFASVKTSLSGKITDKKSGEGIPGAAIYIPELKSGAISKIDGSYKIDNLPATKVLVKVSMEGYAAITEIVDLSITTTKDFSLEESVIEKSEVVITGTSKSTEMKKNPVPMVLIDQQYLTQNSSSNIIESLSKVPGLSTLTTGPNVSKPYIHGLGYNRVLTLFDGVRQEGQQWGDEHGIEVDQFLIDKIEVVKGPASLMYGSDALAGAVNLLPANPVPDGIIKGSALGIYGTNNKEAGGSFNLDGNNHGFIWGFRGSHKQATNYQNNYDGRVSGTKFNENDFNGYIGLNKAWGYSHLNFSLFDDVQEIPDGSRDSVTKKFTRQITEEDTVRQIISDEELNSYSIATLHQHIQHYRIYSNSNFIFGKSSLGVNVGFQQNIRREFSHPLAADIAGLYLILNSFTYNIKYSLPEKNGFETTVGINGMFQNNDAGKGTEIIIPSYKSTDFGPFAHVRKTFGKMDVSAGVRYDMRTFQNDSMFTKLNSETGFDMSTSANPNDTTAVKQFNYYKHTFSGVSGSIGATYNFNDKFGIKANVARGYRAPNAAEISAKGVHPGTDFEQLGSPNFKPEFSLQEDLGLFYSSEHISVTLDAFNNNISNYIYDEKLLSANGKDSLFNNNGEFVPVFKFRQTNAQLYGGEFAFDLHPHPFDWLHFENSVSYIYAVNLGGSGAKITADTKYLPLIPPLHTNTELRAEIKKKFKKISGLFLKIGMQHFAEQEHFYSAYGTETYTPAYKLFDAGIGGNITDKKGNTLCTLSIIGNNITNVAYQSNMNRLKYFYTVTNSGYKVPGPTGQLGIFNMGRNITVKLIVPFNLKKEKAEG
- a CDS encoding cation transporter, with the protein product MEDHHHEHKHEHSHEHDHSHHHERKTKWVVYLTVAAMCLEIGVGYYANSMALTAEGWHMSTHVFAIGLTWLAYFFARKYAQHEKIFFRKEKVLSLGGFTSAIVLQVIAIIMIVESLERLLHPVPIKFMEAIYVACVGLAVNGLSAFLLHHDHEHSDQNIRAAYIHVLADGFTSLTAIAALTAGMFWNFFWLDAMSGLIASVVITSWAVQLIRNSGKELIEFSRKK